One part of the Myxococcales bacterium genome encodes these proteins:
- a CDS encoding transposase, translating to IDQYVRWYNEKRIHSALGYRTPNEVEAAYLTLKAA from the coding sequence ATCGACCAATATGTCCGCTGGTACAATGAAAAACGAATCCACTCGGCGCTCGGTTACCGGACGCCGAACGAGGTCGAAGCGGCTTACCTCACCCTAAAAGCCGCCTAA
- a CDS encoding ASCH domain-containing protein — translation MKVLLLSIKPEYANKILDGEKSIEFRRVRPNVEAGDLCLIYASGAQRALIGAFEVGGVVETSAPNMWRKWGKHAGADRATFMNYFDGSKSAYGILIRNSERLKKEIPLVSLRKLFTGFRPPQSFRYLSTEQVDHRTLLRRVFCDLDGRLPHPVL, via the coding sequence GTGAAGGTTCTGCTTCTCTCGATCAAACCCGAGTACGCTAACAAAATTCTTGACGGCGAGAAGTCCATCGAGTTTCGCCGGGTCCGACCGAACGTAGAGGCGGGCGACTTGTGCCTTATCTACGCATCAGGAGCGCAGCGCGCCCTCATCGGAGCGTTCGAGGTTGGCGGTGTGGTGGAAACCTCGGCTCCCAACATGTGGAGGAAGTGGGGTAAGCACGCTGGGGCGGATCGCGCGACGTTCATGAACTACTTCGATGGCTCGAAAAGTGCTTATGGAATCTTGATCCGAAATTCCGAACGTCTAAAGAAAGAAATCCCGCTGGTGAGTTTGCGGAAGCTGTTCACGGGGTTCCGTCCACCTCAGTCCTTCCGTTACTTGTCAACCGAGCAAGTAGATCATCGAACCCTTCTTCGGCGGGTTTTTTGCGACCTCGACGGCCGACTCCCGCATCCTGTTCTTTAG
- a CDS encoding class I SAM-dependent DNA methyltransferase, with amino-acid sequence MTISGSVDKFIARWTASSAHERRHKDHFFLDLCDALGVPRPDPADKSGDYCFERAVTIDTPDGRSTTGFIDFYRRGSFVWEAKQGSEAGDDVLGTARRGTALWDKAMRAAYGQALRYAAYLPEGKPPVLMTADIGNCFEVWSGFSGHYGGYGARHTIELSQLADASVRDFFIKVFVDPLDLDPARHAQRVTREVAAKLADLARDLEKSKHDPELVAQFLMRCLFTMFAEDVGLLPEKLFTRAVEERWQPEPRRFQHEVEQLWKAMNDGLPFGFEAKLLRFNGGLFKNCRSIPMTAEQLQLLLDAAKCDWSNVEPTIFGTLLERALDPFERQKLGAHFTPREYIERLVRPAVIEPLRAEWVIAQAQARQLVDKGDAEPTADDRKKAATAIRAFHDKLVQTRVLDPACGSGNFLFVTLDLFKQIEAEVLRELADLGVTQAAFELEGVMVNPGQFLGIEINPRAREIADLVLWIGYLQWYRRVHGDLRPAEPVLREYKNIVCRDAVLVYDDIRPRVDENSKPITTWDQRTFKTHPITGKEVPDEDARVPVLDYINARPAEWPEADFIVSNPPFIGNWLMRQALGDGYAETVRANYPDVPESCDFVMYWWEKAAVLARQGKVKRFGFITTNSLRQTFSRRVLARHLEGDPPLSLTFAIPDHPWVDSAEGAAVRIAMTVGEAGKRTGRLLTVKKEVETGDIAVVVIFDQKIGGLNADLTVGADVTQAVPLRSNENLSNPGVKLHGAGFIVTPEEAVKLGLGNVAGLERHIRLYLNGKDVMQKPRKVMVIDLFGLGSNEVRDKFPSAYQWVYERVKPERDTKADGGTKDSQQYARDWWLFGKPRPELRKALSGLRRYIATTETAKHRVFQFLDTSILPDNMLVNIALDDAYFLGIVSSRFHVTWSLISGGTLEDRPRYNKTRCFDPFPFPDAADDQKARIREVGERLDALRKCVQADHPDATLTGMYNALERLRQIEREGGPALTEKERAFHEKALVGVLKQLHDELDAAVADAYGWPVDLPDDELLARLVALNHERAEEEKRGIVRWLRPDFQNPTGKTAAVQPQLDGLSVPEKVATPTGPQPWPKSVPDQLKAIRDLLASRPGSWSVDDVAAAFKGARKTAVEKHLVTLAALGVLISNADKDEMRWGVLGHTIKKV; translated from the coding sequence GTGACGATCAGCGGATCGGTCGATAAGTTCATCGCGCGCTGGACGGCGTCGTCCGCGCACGAGCGCCGTCACAAGGACCACTTCTTCCTGGACCTTTGCGACGCCCTCGGCGTGCCGCGCCCGGACCCGGCGGACAAGTCGGGTGACTACTGCTTCGAGCGCGCGGTCACCATCGACACGCCCGACGGCCGCTCGACGACCGGGTTCATCGACTTCTATCGGCGTGGCTCGTTTGTCTGGGAAGCGAAGCAAGGTTCTGAAGCGGGCGACGACGTGCTCGGCACCGCGCGGCGCGGTACGGCGTTGTGGGACAAGGCCATGCGCGCGGCCTACGGCCAGGCCTTGCGCTACGCGGCTTATCTGCCGGAGGGCAAGCCGCCGGTCCTCATGACGGCCGACATCGGCAACTGCTTCGAAGTGTGGTCCGGGTTCTCCGGGCACTATGGAGGCTACGGTGCGCGACACACCATCGAATTGTCGCAACTCGCCGACGCAAGCGTCCGCGACTTCTTCATCAAGGTTTTCGTCGATCCTCTTGATCTCGATCCGGCCCGGCACGCGCAGCGCGTTACCCGCGAGGTCGCGGCGAAGCTGGCCGACCTCGCCCGCGATCTGGAAAAGTCAAAGCACGATCCGGAACTGGTCGCGCAGTTCCTCATGCGCTGCCTGTTCACCATGTTCGCCGAAGACGTGGGCCTGCTGCCGGAGAAGCTCTTCACGCGCGCCGTCGAGGAGCGGTGGCAGCCCGAACCACGCCGGTTCCAGCACGAGGTCGAGCAGCTCTGGAAGGCGATGAACGACGGCTTACCGTTTGGCTTCGAGGCTAAGCTGCTTCGCTTCAACGGCGGCCTGTTCAAGAACTGCCGGTCGATCCCCATGACCGCCGAGCAGCTTCAGCTTCTACTCGACGCCGCGAAGTGCGACTGGTCGAACGTCGAGCCGACGATCTTCGGCACGCTACTCGAACGCGCCCTCGACCCCTTCGAGCGGCAGAAGCTCGGCGCGCACTTCACGCCGCGCGAGTATATCGAGCGCCTAGTGCGCCCCGCCGTCATCGAGCCGCTGCGAGCCGAATGGGTGATCGCGCAGGCGCAGGCGCGGCAGCTCGTCGACAAGGGCGACGCCGAGCCCACCGCCGACGACCGTAAAAAGGCGGCGACCGCAATTCGCGCGTTCCACGACAAGCTTGTTCAGACCCGCGTGCTCGATCCGGCGTGCGGCAGCGGAAACTTCCTCTTCGTCACCCTCGATCTGTTCAAGCAGATCGAGGCCGAGGTGTTGCGCGAATTAGCCGACTTGGGCGTCACACAGGCCGCCTTCGAGTTGGAAGGCGTCATGGTGAACCCCGGCCAATTCCTCGGCATCGAGATCAACCCGCGCGCCCGCGAGATCGCCGACCTCGTGCTGTGGATCGGCTACTTGCAGTGGTATCGCCGCGTCCACGGCGATCTGCGACCGGCGGAGCCGGTGTTGCGCGAGTATAAGAACATCGTCTGCCGCGACGCCGTGCTGGTCTACGACGACATCCGCCCGCGCGTCGACGAAAACAGCAAGCCGATCACGACCTGGGATCAACGCACCTTCAAGACGCATCCGATCACCGGCAAGGAAGTACCCGACGAGGATGCTCGCGTGCCGGTGCTCGACTACATCAACGCACGCCCCGCTGAGTGGCCCGAGGCCGACTTCATCGTTAGCAACCCGCCGTTCATCGGCAACTGGCTGATGAGGCAGGCGCTCGGTGATGGTTACGCCGAGACCGTGCGTGCGAATTATCCGGACGTGCCTGAAAGCTGCGACTTCGTCATGTACTGGTGGGAGAAGGCTGCGGTGCTGGCGCGGCAGGGCAAGGTCAAGCGCTTCGGCTTCATCACGACAAACAGCCTGCGCCAGACCTTCAGTCGTCGTGTTCTCGCCCGCCACCTTGAAGGCGATCCGCCGTTGTCTCTGACCTTTGCCATCCCGGATCATCCATGGGTGGACAGTGCCGAGGGCGCGGCGGTGCGGATCGCGATGACGGTCGGCGAAGCGGGTAAGCGCACCGGCAGGCTCTTGACGGTGAAGAAGGAAGTAGAGACCGGCGACATCGCCGTGGTCGTGATTTTCGATCAGAAGATCGGGGGTCTGAACGCCGATCTGACCGTAGGTGCAGATGTTACTCAAGCCGTTCCTCTACGGAGCAACGAAAACCTGAGCAACCCTGGCGTCAAACTCCACGGAGCCGGTTTCATCGTCACGCCGGAAGAAGCGGTGAAGCTCGGCCTCGGGAACGTCGCGGGCCTTGAACGCCATATTCGCTTGTACCTGAATGGCAAGGATGTGATGCAGAAGCCCCGCAAGGTGATGGTCATCGACCTTTTTGGCCTTGGATCAAACGAAGTCCGAGACAAGTTTCCTTCGGCCTACCAGTGGGTCTATGAACGGGTGAAGCCGGAGAGAGACACCAAGGCCGACGGCGGCACGAAGGACTCCCAGCAGTACGCGAGGGATTGGTGGTTGTTCGGAAAACCGCGCCCCGAACTCCGTAAAGCGCTCTCAGGGCTCCGGCGCTACATCGCCACGACTGAGACGGCCAAGCACCGCGTGTTTCAGTTTCTCGATACCTCGATCTTACCGGACAACATGTTGGTGAACATCGCCCTCGACGATGCCTATTTCCTCGGGATCGTTTCGAGTCGGTTTCACGTGACATGGTCTTTGATTTCCGGCGGTACTCTTGAAGATCGTCCACGCTACAATAAAACTCGCTGCTTCGATCCTTTCCCTTTCCCCGACGCCGCCGACGATCAGAAAGCGCGAATCCGCGAAGTCGGTGAGCGACTCGATGCACTCCGCAAGTGCGTACAGGCCGATCACCCGGACGCGACGCTGACCGGTATGTACAACGCGCTGGAGCGGCTACGCCAGATCGAACGCGAGGGCGGCCCGGCGCTGACTGAGAAGGAGCGCGCCTTCCACGAGAAGGCGCTCGTCGGTGTGCTCAAGCAGTTGCACGACGAACTAGACGCGGCAGTCGCCGACGCCTACGGCTGGCCCGTTGATCTGCCGGACGACGAACTGCTCGCGCGCCTCGTCGCCCTCAACCATGAACGCGCCGAAGAGGAGAAGCGCGGGATCGTCCGTTGGCTCCGGCCGGACTTCCAGAACCCGACCGGCAAGACCGCAGCCGTCCAACCGCAACTCGACGGCCTGTCCGTACCCGAGAAGGTGGCGACGCCGACCGGCCCGCAACCTTGGCCGAAGTCCGTTCCGGACCAACTCAAGGCGATCCGCGATCTTCTCGCTTCGCGCCCCGGATCATGGTCCGTCGACGATGTCGCCGCCGCGTTCAAGGGTGCGCGTAAAACTGCGGTCGAAAAGCACTTGGTCACCCTGGCGGCGCTGGGGGTTCTCATCTCCAACGCGGATAAAGACGAAATGCGGTGGGGTGTTCTCGGCCACACTATAAAAAAGGTTTGA
- a CDS encoding helix-turn-helix domain-containing protein → MKATKLKNDLVSAAKVGRQTGLSRHTILRRAKQGLIPSYRFGRNLIRFDPDEAVEALLATGQQQQEAGPEGDPTVIAVDQ, encoded by the coding sequence ATGAAAGCCACGAAGTTGAAGAACGATCTGGTCAGCGCGGCGAAGGTCGGCAGGCAAACGGGCCTATCCCGCCACACGATCCTGCGGCGAGCCAAGCAAGGGCTGATCCCGAGCTACCGCTTCGGTCGGAACCTGATCCGGTTCGACCCGGACGAGGCCGTGGAAGCCCTGCTCGCGACCGGGCAACAGCAACAAGAAGCCGGTCCCGAAGGCGACCCCACCGTGATCGCAGTCGACCAGTGA
- a CDS encoding site-specific integrase has protein sequence MMRLVGGGWQGRFWYTNQTGDRIRFRLQISSTGTRREAETKAAELKRQADRLGYVPGFNDPPPPPEVEVRYTFSGFSERFYKLYALVENGRSEQRNKESHIRNHLLPFFGDMDIRDIDAEKVAEFKAVMQKKLKALPPKTKTMKKRQENEVVSPSTINRSLGTLRKMMNVACDWRYISSVPKIRDLRLDPVEQDCFTIEERDLFLETCLKYRPEWHCFFAVLAHTGLRRGEAAALRWEDIQFADRTIRVRRSRDRDGTEGPPKTREFRTVEMNSFVYELLKAHQHLKGPYVFYNSAGGKLDINGGAKVLKWVCRMAGLRAIRIHDFRHTFVTTALDKTGDVFAVMKIAGHKHLSTTQRYGHENKAARRRTVESIVTKKSEGATVATPDSETPACAQLATEVATEPLKLKIVGSEQ, from the coding sequence GTGATGCGCCTGGTAGGCGGCGGATGGCAAGGCCGGTTCTGGTACACGAACCAGACCGGAGACCGAATTCGCTTCCGCCTTCAGATTTCTTCAACGGGGACAAGGCGAGAAGCGGAGACGAAGGCGGCGGAACTGAAGCGACAAGCTGACCGGCTCGGATACGTACCCGGATTCAACGATCCCCCGCCACCGCCGGAGGTAGAGGTTCGCTACACATTCTCCGGTTTCTCGGAGAGGTTCTACAAGCTCTACGCCTTGGTGGAGAACGGTCGGAGCGAGCAGAGGAACAAGGAGAGCCATATAAGAAACCATCTACTGCCTTTCTTCGGTGACATGGACATCCGCGACATCGACGCCGAGAAGGTGGCCGAGTTCAAGGCGGTCATGCAGAAGAAGCTGAAGGCGCTGCCACCGAAGACGAAGACGATGAAAAAAAGGCAAGAGAACGAGGTCGTTTCGCCAAGTACGATCAACAGAAGTCTGGGTACCTTGAGGAAGATGATGAACGTAGCTTGCGACTGGAGGTACATCAGTTCGGTGCCGAAGATCAGAGACCTGCGGCTCGACCCCGTCGAGCAGGACTGTTTCACCATCGAGGAGCGCGACCTCTTCCTTGAAACCTGCCTGAAGTACAGGCCGGAGTGGCACTGCTTCTTCGCGGTTCTGGCCCACACGGGCCTCCGAAGAGGAGAAGCTGCCGCGCTAAGATGGGAGGACATCCAGTTCGCCGACCGAACGATCCGCGTTCGGCGCTCAAGGGATCGAGATGGCACCGAAGGGCCGCCCAAGACTCGCGAGTTCCGAACGGTTGAGATGAACAGCTTCGTGTATGAACTGCTCAAGGCCCATCAGCACCTCAAGGGGCCTTACGTCTTCTACAACTCGGCCGGTGGGAAGCTGGACATCAACGGAGGCGCGAAGGTGCTCAAGTGGGTGTGCCGCATGGCTGGGCTCAGGGCCATACGGATACATGATTTCCGGCACACCTTCGTGACCACCGCTCTCGACAAGACGGGAGACGTTTTTGCGGTCATGAAGATCGCCGGGCACAAGCACCTTTCCACTACCCAAAGGTATGGCCACGAAAACAAGGCGGCGCGGCGGAGAACAGTGGAGAGCATCGTCACCAAGAAGTCCGAAGGTGCGACGGTGGCGACGCCGGATTCTGAAACCCCAGCTTGCGCGCAACTGGCAACGGAGGTGGCAACGGAGCCTCTGAAGCTGAAAATCGTCGGGAGTGAGCAATGA
- a CDS encoding ribulose-phosphate 3-epimerase yields MIIAPSILSADFTRLGEEIRAVEAAGADWIHVDVMDGVFVPNITIGQPVVRLLRQVTKLPLDVHLMIVDPGRYVEEFAAAGADYIVVHEEACTHLHRVLQQIKAAGKKAGVSLNPATPVEAIADVLGDVDLVLLMSVNPGFGGQMFIPRTLEKIRRMRRLLVEAGRGDVILEIDGGVGPGNIREVLQAGADAFVAGNAVFSQPDYAVPIRAMRQAEQIKV; encoded by the coding sequence ATGATTATCGCGCCCAGCATTCTGTCCGCCGATTTCACCCGGCTCGGCGAGGAAATCCGCGCCGTGGAAGCCGCCGGGGCCGACTGGATCCACGTCGATGTCATGGACGGGGTTTTCGTGCCGAACATCACCATCGGCCAGCCGGTCGTGCGGTTGTTGCGGCAGGTCACGAAGCTGCCGCTGGACGTGCATCTGATGATTGTCGATCCGGGCCGCTACGTCGAGGAATTCGCGGCGGCGGGCGCGGATTACATCGTGGTCCACGAGGAAGCGTGCACGCATCTGCACCGCGTGCTGCAGCAGATCAAGGCTGCCGGCAAAAAAGCGGGCGTGTCGCTGAATCCGGCGACGCCGGTCGAGGCAATCGCCGACGTGCTGGGCGACGTCGACCTGGTGCTGCTGATGAGCGTGAATCCCGGATTCGGCGGCCAGATGTTCATCCCGCGCACACTGGAGAAGATCCGCCGGATGCGCCGCCTGCTCGTCGAGGCCGGACGGGGCGACGTGATCCTCGAAATCGACGGCGGGGTGGGGCCGGGCAACATTCGCGAGGTGTTGCAGGCCGGCGCCGACGCCTTCGTGGCCGGCAACGCGGTCTTCTCGCAACCCGACTATGCCGTGCCGATTCGCGCCATGCGCCAAGCCGAGCAAATCAAGGTTTGA
- the rsmB gene encoding 16S rRNA (cytosine(967)-C(5))-methyltransferase RsmB, which produces MAASAREVALNVLRRIRQHRAYADLALNAEFQKNELADHDRGLVTELVYGVLRQRIYLDWLLDNFSRQPIGRMENRVADALRLGAYQLLSLDRVPEYAAVDESVKLAPRRAAGLVNALLRTVQRRKNDLPVPAGKDPLAVAAIRWSHPLWILREWARLFGEETAVAIAQADQATPPAVVRVNPLQMDRDALLVALTDLEPSPTPHSPWGVRLPRLEPALQHPLLTAGAFLVQGEASQIVGDLLDVRAGEKVADLCAAPGGKSSFLATKVGPQGRLVAGDLHPNRLRLLQSTFQRLGITWAEVRQLDAAAPGDFYREQGPFDRILIDAPCTALGTLAKQPEIKYQATAGDPARLADLQLEICRRAADGLRPGGVLLYSVCTLTAAETTSVTERFLNERADFVRDDLRPDFASRYDGFLQADGTFLSLPPRTGAEGMFAARFRRK; this is translated from the coding sequence GTGGCCGCCTCGGCCCGCGAAGTCGCGTTGAACGTGTTGCGCCGTATTCGTCAGCACCGCGCCTACGCCGATCTGGCCTTGAACGCCGAATTCCAGAAAAACGAACTAGCCGACCACGATCGCGGTCTGGTCACCGAGCTGGTCTACGGTGTTTTGCGGCAGCGCATCTACCTCGACTGGTTGCTCGACAACTTTTCGCGCCAGCCGATCGGCCGGATGGAAAACCGCGTGGCCGATGCGCTGCGGCTGGGTGCCTACCAACTGTTGTCTCTGGATCGGGTTCCCGAATACGCGGCGGTGGACGAATCGGTGAAACTGGCGCCGCGCCGCGCGGCGGGGCTGGTCAACGCCTTGTTGCGTACCGTGCAACGACGCAAAAACGATCTGCCCGTGCCCGCCGGAAAAGATCCGCTGGCCGTCGCGGCGATTCGCTGGTCGCATCCTCTCTGGATACTGCGCGAATGGGCGCGCCTGTTCGGCGAGGAAACGGCGGTCGCCATCGCGCAGGCCGATCAGGCCACCCCGCCGGCCGTGGTGCGCGTCAATCCGCTGCAAATGGATCGAGACGCCCTCCTGGTTGCGCTGACCGACCTGGAACCGAGCCCGACCCCTCATTCTCCCTGGGGCGTGCGGTTGCCGCGCCTGGAACCCGCCTTGCAACATCCGCTTTTGACCGCGGGAGCTTTCCTGGTGCAGGGCGAGGCGTCGCAGATCGTCGGCGATCTGCTGGACGTGCGCGCCGGCGAAAAGGTGGCGGATCTCTGCGCCGCACCCGGCGGTAAAAGCTCGTTTCTGGCGACGAAGGTCGGTCCCCAAGGCCGACTGGTGGCGGGCGATCTGCATCCGAACCGCTTGCGGTTGCTGCAATCCACGTTTCAGCGACTGGGAATCACCTGGGCGGAAGTCCGGCAACTCGACGCCGCCGCGCCGGGTGATTTTTACCGCGAACAAGGCCCGTTCGATCGGATCCTGATCGACGCGCCTTGCACCGCGCTCGGCACGCTGGCCAAGCAGCCGGAAATCAAATACCAGGCGACCGCGGGCGATCCGGCGCGACTTGCCGACCTGCAATTGGAAATCTGCCGGCGGGCAGCGGACGGATTGCGCCCCGGCGGCGTCCTGCTCTATTCGGTTTGCACGCTGACCGCGGCCGAAACGACCAGCGTGACAGAGCGGTTTCTGAACGAGCGGGCCGACTTTGTCCGGGACGATTTGCGTCCCGACTTCGCCTCGCGGTACGATGGGTTCCTACAAGCAGACGGCACCTTCCTTTCGCTGCCGCCGCGCACCGGCGCCGAGGGAATGTTTGCCGCCCGTTTCCGGAGGAAATGA
- a CDS encoding methionyl-tRNA formyltransferase: MRFVYLGTPQYAATILRYFLTMGERPSLVVTQPDRGAGRDRRLAAPPVKTVALEAGLPILQPEKITRADRERILADEPEVIVVAAFGKILRPALLDAPPFGCVNAHASLLPAYRGAAPVNWAIADGRTVTGVTIMKMDEGIDTGPILSQREVPIDPADDAGSLLEKLAACAGPLLLETLRDWLADKIQPRPQPADGASYAPMLKKEDGLVDWTRPARIIAARLRGMNPWPGAYTFWQGKTIKLLRAECVDGAGAPGTVLRAKKDLIVAAGEGALRLLSVQVEGKKAMDAAAFLNGVRLCEGDRLEAK; the protein is encoded by the coding sequence ATGCGCTTTGTCTACCTCGGCACGCCGCAATACGCGGCCACCATCCTTCGCTATTTTCTGACGATGGGCGAGCGTCCTTCCCTGGTGGTGACGCAGCCCGACCGCGGCGCGGGACGGGACCGCCGTCTGGCCGCGCCCCCCGTGAAGACCGTAGCCCTGGAAGCCGGCCTTCCGATCCTGCAACCCGAAAAAATCACTCGCGCGGATCGCGAGCGGATTCTGGCCGATGAGCCGGAGGTCATCGTCGTCGCGGCTTTCGGTAAGATTTTGCGCCCGGCCTTGCTGGACGCGCCGCCCTTCGGGTGCGTTAACGCGCACGCCAGCCTGTTGCCGGCCTATCGCGGCGCGGCGCCGGTCAACTGGGCGATCGCCGACGGCCGGACGGTCACCGGCGTGACGATCATGAAAATGGACGAGGGCATCGACACCGGCCCGATTCTTTCCCAGCGTGAAGTGCCGATCGATCCCGCGGACGACGCCGGCTCGCTGCTCGAAAAACTGGCCGCTTGCGCCGGACCGCTGCTGCTCGAAACCCTGCGCGACTGGCTGGCCGATAAAATCCAGCCCCGGCCGCAACCGGCGGACGGCGCTTCCTACGCGCCGATGCTGAAAAAGGAAGACGGCCTCGTCGACTGGACCCGGCCCGCGCGGATCATCGCCGCCCGCTTGCGCGGAATGAATCCCTGGCCGGGCGCCTATACCTTCTGGCAGGGGAAGACGATCAAGCTTCTGCGGGCCGAATGCGTCGACGGCGCCGGCGCTCCGGGCACCGTCCTGCGGGCGAAAAAAGACTTGATAGTCGCCGCTGGCGAGGGCGCGCTCCGGCTGCTGTCGGTCCAGGTGGAGGGCAAGAAGGCGATGGATGCCGCCGCGTTTCTCAACGGCGTCCGCCTGTGCGAAGGCGACCGGTTGGAGGCGAAATAA
- the def gene encoding peptide deformylase — MALKPIHTFPDPVLREKAKPVTKFNDDLKKLVRDMAETLYAAPGVGLAANQVGVLQQVIVIDVRDQEENINTGLVALINPRIVFAEGEASIDEGCLSVPEERAEVPRFAHVKVEAQDPDGHLMEIDGKGYLAIVLQHEIDHLNGVLFIDHLSPLKRAAIKKRLKKQKLQSANNG; from the coding sequence ATGGCGCTGAAACCGATCCATACCTTCCCCGACCCAGTCTTGCGTGAAAAAGCCAAGCCGGTCACGAAGTTCAACGACGATTTGAAAAAACTGGTGCGCGACATGGCCGAAACACTTTACGCCGCGCCGGGAGTCGGTCTGGCCGCCAATCAGGTCGGCGTGTTGCAGCAGGTCATCGTGATCGACGTCCGCGATCAGGAAGAGAACATCAACACGGGGCTGGTCGCGCTGATCAACCCCCGCATCGTTTTCGCCGAGGGCGAAGCCTCGATCGATGAAGGCTGCCTGTCGGTGCCGGAAGAACGGGCCGAAGTGCCGCGCTTCGCGCACGTCAAGGTCGAGGCGCAGGACCCCGACGGCCATCTGATGGAAATCGACGGTAAGGGCTATCTGGCCATTGTTCTGCAACACGAAATCGATCACCTGAACGGTGTTCTGTTCATCGATCACCTCAGCCCGCTGAAGCGCGCCGCCATCAAGAAACGGTTGAAGAAGCAAAAGCTTCAATCCGCCAACAACGGTTGA
- a CDS encoding PAS domain S-box protein, whose product MKPVGFLTKMAIWLGLASLLPAVVMLIVHTLFPQTSLLVPLLAGVTVALLISFVFGRQHVRRLRLLESKAKEVVAGRPIEGATDFRGEPELLALWQNINQASKLIDTRRPELEQKIRREVETELAGEKQQVEAFLQSIGDGISIVDRDMRVIYLNDPMIEVFGNQVGEYCYRVYEHKGELCTGCPVKIAMETGQIHRSLRRVYDKHGNLRYYEATGSPIRDQQGNIVAGLELTRDVTLRIKLERSVEIRSRQLAAANAELRRTNEQLRKAYEAQKEAQMQLVNSEKMASLGVLVSGLAHEINNPLNFVSASTKLLADNLRVIFEIIQEYDNLPLSEEMRREIDRLKTQAEFGYLTEDIQKIVKNIATGAERMKTIVQNLRVFSRLDSGVREDVNLLEGLESTLQLLYYQYKDRIEIERDFEPLPPISGNPGQLNQVFMNILHNSVQAIPAKGKITISTRSRDGLVQVAIRDSGIGIDPQDIPHVFDPFFTTKKVGEGTGLGLSISYGIIESHGGRLWVESEKGAGSTFFLELPAVEPKTKQKGD is encoded by the coding sequence ATGAAACCCGTCGGCTTTCTGACGAAAATGGCGATCTGGCTTGGTCTGGCTTCGCTTTTGCCCGCCGTCGTCATGTTGATCGTTCACACCCTTTTTCCACAAACGTCCCTGCTCGTACCGCTGCTGGCCGGAGTGACGGTTGCCCTGCTGATTTCCTTCGTTTTCGGACGCCAACACGTGCGGCGCTTGCGACTGCTGGAATCCAAGGCCAAGGAGGTCGTCGCGGGACGGCCGATCGAAGGCGCGACCGATTTCCGGGGTGAACCGGAATTGCTGGCCTTGTGGCAAAACATCAATCAGGCTTCCAAACTGATCGATACCCGTCGCCCCGAGCTCGAGCAGAAAATCCGCCGGGAAGTCGAAACCGAACTGGCCGGCGAAAAACAGCAGGTCGAAGCCTTCCTGCAGAGCATCGGCGACGGCATCAGCATCGTCGACCGCGACATGCGGGTCATTTACCTCAACGATCCGATGATCGAGGTGTTCGGCAACCAGGTCGGCGAATATTGCTACCGGGTATACGAACACAAGGGCGAGTTGTGCACCGGTTGTCCGGTGAAAATCGCCATGGAAACCGGGCAAATCCATCGCAGCCTGCGGCGGGTTTACGACAAGCACGGCAACCTGCGCTATTACGAGGCCACCGGCAGCCCGATCCGCGACCAGCAGGGGAACATCGTCGCCGGCTTGGAATTGACCCGCGATGTGACCTTGCGCATCAAGCTGGAACGCAGCGTCGAAATCCGGTCGCGGCAACTCGCGGCGGCCAATGCCGAATTGCGCCGCACCAACGAGCAGCTTCGCAAGGCCTACGAGGCGCAAAAAGAAGCCCAGATGCAGCTCGTCAATTCCGAAAAGATGGCGTCGTTGGGCGTGCTGGTTTCCGGTCTGGCGCACGAAATCAACAACCCGCTCAATTTCGTCTCGGCGTCCACCAAGCTGCTCGCCGACAACCTTCGCGTCATTTTTGAGATCATCCAGGAATACGACAATCTTCCCTTGTCGGAGGAAATGCGGCGGGAGATCGACCGGCTCAAGACCCAGGCGGAATTCGGGTATCTGACCGAGGATATCCAGAAGATCGTCAAAAACATCGCCACCGGCGCCGAACGGATGAAGACCATCGTGCAGAACCTGCGCGTCTTTTCCCGCCTGGATTCGGGCGTGCGCGAAGACGTGAATTTGTTGGAAGGCCTCGAATCCACGCTGCAACTATTGTACTACCAATACAAGGACCGGATCGAAATCGAACGTGATTTCGAGCCCTTGCCGCCCATTTCCGGCAATCCTGGGCAGCTCAATCAGGTATTCATGAATATTTTGCACAATTCCGTCCAGGCGATCCCGGCAAAAGGCAAAATCACGATCAGCACGCGATCCCGGGACGGCCTGGTGCAAGTGGCGATCCGCGATTCCGGCATCGGCATCGATCCCCAGGATATCCCGCATGTTTTCGACCCGTTTTTTACGACGAAAAAAGTGGGGGAGGGCACTGGACTGGGATTGTCGATTAGTTATGGTATAATTGAAAGTCACGGTGGCCGCCTGTGGGTGGAGAGCGAAAAAGGCGCCGGCAGCACTTTTTTCCTTGAACTCCCGGCGGTTGAACCGAAAACGAAGCAAAAGGGTGACTAA